One part of the Sphingopyxis sp. PAMC25046 genome encodes these proteins:
- a CDS encoding ABC-F family ATP-binding cassette domain-containing protein, whose translation MLTINGLTVRLGGRTILDRAGASLPGKSRTGLIGRNGAGKSTLMKVMIGQLEADEGGIEMPRKTRVGYIAQEAPSGSATPFETVLAADTERAALLAASEVEQDPHKLGDIHERLIAIDAYAAPARAARILIGLGFDEAMQGQPLDSFSGGWKMRVALAALLFSNPDLLLLDEPSNHLDLEATMWLESFLRAYPGQLVVISHERDLLNNVVDHILHLEGGKVTLYPGGYNDFERQRAERIAQLAAAKAAQDAQRAKLQDYVARNSARASTAKQAQSRAKQLAKMQPIAAVAEDPSLVFDFPSPDELKPPLITLDLASVGYTPGEPILTRLNLRIDPDDRIALLGRNGNGKTTLARLLAAQLTPMDGAMAASGKMRVGYFTQYQVEELDGSDTPLGHMTRVMTGKTPGAVRAQLGRFGFTGNKATTEVGKLSGGERARLALALITRDAPHLLILDEPTNHLDVDAREALVQALNGFDGAVLIVSHDRHMLELTADRLVLVDGGTARDFDGSMDDYVAFILGKGAANDDAKGDAPAKSRDAKSARQEAAKAREAQAALRKSAKDHEAQAEKLNKQISAIDRAMFDPASAEPALAKLTMGDLAQRRGKVAAELERVEAAWMEALEAIEEAAA comes from the coding sequence ATGCTGACGATCAATGGCCTCACCGTGCGCCTCGGCGGGCGCACCATCCTCGACCGCGCGGGCGCGAGCCTGCCGGGCAAAAGCCGCACGGGTCTGATCGGCCGCAACGGCGCGGGCAAGTCGACCTTGATGAAGGTGATGATCGGCCAGCTCGAAGCCGACGAGGGCGGCATCGAAATGCCGCGCAAGACGCGCGTCGGCTATATCGCGCAGGAAGCGCCGAGCGGCAGCGCGACGCCGTTCGAAACCGTGCTCGCCGCCGACACCGAACGCGCCGCGCTGCTCGCGGCGTCGGAGGTCGAGCAGGATCCGCACAAGCTTGGCGACATCCACGAACGGCTGATCGCGATCGACGCCTATGCCGCGCCCGCGCGCGCCGCGCGGATCCTGATCGGATTGGGCTTCGACGAGGCGATGCAGGGCCAGCCGCTCGACAGCTTCTCGGGCGGATGGAAGATGCGCGTCGCGCTCGCGGCGCTGCTCTTCTCGAACCCCGACCTCTTGCTGCTCGACGAACCGTCGAACCACCTCGACCTCGAAGCGACGATGTGGCTCGAAAGCTTCCTGCGCGCCTATCCGGGGCAGCTCGTCGTGATCAGCCACGAACGCGACCTTTTGAACAATGTGGTCGACCATATCCTCCACCTCGAAGGCGGCAAGGTCACGCTCTACCCCGGTGGATACAATGATTTCGAGCGTCAGCGCGCCGAGCGGATCGCGCAGCTCGCCGCCGCCAAGGCCGCGCAGGATGCGCAGCGCGCCAAGCTGCAGGACTATGTCGCGCGCAACAGCGCGCGCGCGTCGACCGCGAAACAGGCGCAGTCGCGTGCGAAGCAGCTCGCGAAGATGCAGCCGATCGCGGCGGTTGCCGAGGACCCCAGCCTCGTCTTCGACTTCCCGAGTCCCGACGAGCTGAAGCCGCCGCTCATCACGCTCGACCTCGCGAGCGTCGGCTACACGCCGGGCGAACCGATCCTGACGCGGCTCAACCTGCGCATCGATCCCGACGACCGCATCGCGCTCCTCGGCCGCAATGGCAATGGCAAGACCACGCTCGCGCGCCTGCTCGCCGCACAGCTGACACCGATGGACGGCGCGATGGCGGCGTCGGGCAAGATGCGCGTCGGCTATTTCACCCAATATCAGGTCGAGGAACTCGACGGCAGCGACACGCCGCTCGGCCATATGACGCGCGTGATGACGGGCAAGACGCCCGGCGCGGTGCGCGCGCAATTGGGGCGCTTCGGCTTCACCGGCAACAAGGCGACGACCGAGGTCGGCAAGCTGTCGGGCGGCGAACGCGCGCGGCTCGCGCTCGCGCTGATCACGCGCGACGCGCCGCACCTGCTCATCCTCGACGAGCCGACGAACCACCTCGACGTCGACGCGCGCGAGGCGCTGGTGCAGGCCTTGAACGGCTTCGACGGCGCGGTGCTGATCGTCAGCCACGACCGCCACATGCTCGAACTCACCGCCGACCGCCTCGTACTCGTCGATGGCGGCACCGCGCGCGACTTCGACGGCAGCATGGACGATTATGTCGCCTTCATCCTCGGCAAGGGTGCGGCGAACGACGATGCCAAGGGCGACGCGCCGGCGAAATCGAGGGACGCGAAGTCGGCGCGGCAGGAAGCCGCGAAGGCGCGCGAGGCGCAGGCGGCGCTGCGCAAGAGTGCAAAGGATCACGAAGCGCAAGCCGAAAAGCTGAACAAGCAAATCTCGGCAATCGACCGCGCGATGTTCGACCCCGCGAGCGCCGAACCCGCGCTCGCCAAGCTGACGATGGGCGACCTCGCGCAGCGCCGCGGCAAGGTCGCGGCGGAGCTGGAGCGCGTCGAAGCGGCGTGGATGGAAGCACTCGAGGCGATCGAGGAAGCGGCTGCTTAG
- a CDS encoding VOC family protein, with translation MADLAPFHIAFPVDDLDAARHFYGTVLGCPEGRSDADWIDFNLYGHQIVAHRVDTPRPRPAHNPVDGHDVPVPHFGVVLPPPEWRALAERLKAAGTEFVIEPHTRFAGEPGEQSTMFFHDPAGNALEFKAFADLGQLFAR, from the coding sequence ATGGCCGACCTAGCCCCTTTTCACATCGCCTTTCCGGTCGACGACCTCGACGCCGCGCGGCATTTTTATGGCACCGTGCTCGGTTGTCCGGAAGGGCGGAGCGATGCCGACTGGATCGACTTCAACCTTTACGGCCACCAGATCGTCGCGCACCGCGTCGACACGCCGCGCCCGCGGCCCGCGCATAACCCGGTCGACGGCCATGATGTGCCGGTGCCGCATTTCGGCGTCGTGCTGCCGCCCCCAGAATGGCGGGCGCTCGCCGAGCGGCTGAAGGCGGCGGGCACCGAATTCGTGATCGAGCCGCACACGCGCTTTGCCGGCGAGCCGGGCGAGCAGTCGACGATGTTCTTTCACGACCCCGCGGGCAATGCGCTCGAGTTCAAGGCCTTCGCCGATCTGGGACAGCTTTTCGCTCGATAG
- a CDS encoding DHA2 family efflux MFS transporter permease subunit yields the protein MASAAAPASAIPAEPQPLSGVRLLLAAFALALANFVVVLDTTIANVSVPHIAGGLAVSPTQGTWVITSYAVADAISVPLTGWLAMRFGTVRWFLFSIIGFGVFSLLCGVSQTLDALVIFRILQGLSGGPLMPLSQILLLRIFPKEKAGIALAIWAMTTTTAPILGPILGGTISDNWSWHWIFFINLPVVAICFFGVASLLRPFETKRAKAPIDMIGLILLILSVGAFQLMLDTGREHDWFESSWIVTLAIVSAIAFAAFVIWELTDANPVVDLRVFRFRGFSFATIAISLGFGAFFSQVVLTPLWLQQVAGYTATETGYIVAWIGVFAVLLSPVAAGLIGKIDIRISISAGILWMAFVSILRASWNADVDYWTLALPHLLQGMGMPFFFVGLTALALSSVPAKDQTSAAGLMSFLRTLSGAIGTAVATSAWDSQNRVARSEIVSGMNDTAGAMDLLQRAGLTLEQARAAIERMVEVQASTIGVLHLFLAAGVVFIIAALSVWCAPLPKQVSMGASH from the coding sequence ATGGCCAGCGCCGCCGCCCCTGCCTCCGCGATCCCCGCCGAGCCCCAACCGCTGAGCGGCGTGCGGCTGCTCCTCGCCGCCTTCGCGCTCGCGCTCGCCAATTTCGTCGTCGTGCTCGACACGACGATCGCCAATGTGTCGGTGCCGCATATCGCGGGCGGGCTCGCGGTGTCGCCGACGCAGGGCACATGGGTGATCACCAGCTATGCGGTCGCCGACGCGATCAGCGTGCCGCTTACCGGCTGGCTCGCGATGCGTTTCGGCACGGTGCGCTGGTTCCTCTTCTCGATCATCGGTTTCGGCGTCTTCTCGCTGCTCTGCGGGGTATCGCAGACCCTCGACGCGCTCGTCATCTTCCGCATCCTGCAGGGCCTTTCGGGCGGTCCGCTGATGCCGCTGTCGCAGATCCTGCTGCTGCGCATCTTCCCAAAGGAAAAGGCGGGCATCGCGCTCGCGATCTGGGCGATGACGACGACGACCGCGCCGATTCTCGGACCGATTCTCGGCGGGACGATCAGCGACAATTGGAGCTGGCACTGGATATTCTTCATCAATCTGCCCGTCGTCGCGATCTGCTTCTTCGGCGTCGCGAGCCTGCTCCGGCCGTTCGAGACCAAGCGCGCCAAGGCGCCGATCGACATGATCGGGCTGATCCTGCTCATCCTCTCGGTCGGAGCCTTCCAGTTGATGCTCGACACCGGGCGCGAGCATGACTGGTTCGAATCGAGCTGGATCGTGACGCTGGCGATCGTTTCCGCGATCGCCTTCGCCGCCTTCGTCATCTGGGAACTGACCGACGCCAATCCCGTCGTCGACCTGCGCGTCTTCCGTTTCCGGGGATTCAGCTTCGCGACCATCGCGATCTCGCTGGGCTTCGGCGCCTTCTTCTCGCAGGTCGTGCTGACGCCTTTGTGGCTGCAGCAGGTCGCGGGCTATACCGCGACCGAGACGGGCTATATCGTCGCGTGGATCGGGGTGTTCGCCGTGCTGCTCTCGCCCGTCGCGGCCGGGCTGATCGGCAAGATCGACATCCGCATCTCGATCAGCGCCGGCATCCTGTGGATGGCGTTCGTCTCGATCCTCCGCGCGAGCTGGAACGCCGACGTCGATTATTGGACGCTTGCGCTGCCGCACCTCTTGCAAGGGATGGGCATGCCCTTTTTCTTCGTCGGGCTGACCGCGCTCGCGTTGTCGAGCGTGCCGGCAAAGGACCAGACCTCTGCGGCGGGGCTGATGAGCTTTCTGCGCACCTTGTCGGGCGCGATCGGCACCGCGGTCGCGACGAGCGCGTGGGATAGCCAGAACCGCGTCGCGCGATCCGAAATCGTGTCGGGCATGAACGATACTGCGGGGGCGATGGACCTGCTCCAGCGCGCCGGGCTCACGCTCGAACAGGCGCGCGCCGCGATCGAACGGATGGTCGAGGTCCAGGCCTCTACCATCGGCGTGCTCCACCTGTTCCTGGCGGCCGGCGTCGTCTTCATAATCGCGGCCCTTTCGGTGTGGTGCGCGCCGCTCCCCAAGCAGGTCTCGATGGGCGCGTCACACTAG
- a CDS encoding HlyD family efflux transporter periplasmic adaptor subunit → MMADETAATETGAPETSPETADSQPNGAKRKKLLRILALAVVTAAVLWGLWYFITQAGRVHTDNAYVGADSAQVTALIAGPVKEVRVSGTQAVKKGDILVILDDADQRIAVADAEAALRLARQRYGQADANADAARARVAARGADIAQARARLRDANATVERARAELARRESIAGTGAVSGEELTAARAALASASAARDLAAAGIASAEATRGSASGDLGAAEAIVRGTTIDTAPDVAAAEARLEKARLDLARTVLRAPVDGIVTNRQVQVGQRIAAGAPIMVIVPVATAYVDANFKESQFGDIRIGQPVELTSDYYGGDVVYRGKVVGIAGGTGAAFSLIPAQNATGNWVKVVQRLPVRIALDPKQLKEHPLRVGLSMEATIDTRGN, encoded by the coding sequence ATGATGGCCGACGAAACGGCTGCGACCGAAACCGGCGCTCCCGAAACCTCTCCCGAAACCGCGGACAGCCAACCCAATGGCGCGAAGCGCAAGAAGCTGCTCCGCATCCTCGCGCTCGCCGTCGTGACGGCCGCGGTCCTGTGGGGGCTCTGGTATTTCATCACCCAGGCCGGGCGCGTCCACACCGACAATGCCTATGTCGGCGCCGATTCGGCGCAGGTCACCGCGCTCATCGCGGGCCCGGTGAAGGAAGTGCGCGTCAGCGGCACGCAGGCGGTGAAGAAGGGCGACATCCTCGTCATCCTCGACGACGCCGACCAGCGCATCGCGGTTGCCGATGCTGAGGCGGCGCTGCGCCTCGCGCGCCAGCGCTACGGCCAGGCCGACGCCAACGCCGACGCCGCCCGCGCGCGCGTCGCGGCGCGCGGCGCCGATATCGCGCAGGCCAGGGCACGGCTGCGCGATGCCAATGCGACGGTCGAACGCGCGCGCGCCGAACTGGCAAGACGCGAAAGCATCGCCGGCACCGGCGCGGTGTCGGGCGAAGAACTGACCGCCGCGCGCGCGGCGCTGGCTTCGGCATCAGCGGCGCGCGACCTCGCGGCGGCGGGCATCGCCTCGGCCGAGGCGACGCGTGGATCGGCGAGCGGCGATCTGGGCGCCGCCGAAGCGATCGTGCGCGGCACGACGATCGATACCGCCCCCGACGTTGCCGCCGCCGAAGCGCGGCTCGAAAAGGCGCGGCTCGACCTTGCGCGCACCGTTCTGCGCGCGCCGGTCGACGGCATTGTCACCAACCGGCAGGTGCAGGTTGGCCAGCGGATCGCCGCGGGCGCGCCGATCATGGTCATCGTTCCGGTCGCGACCGCCTATGTCGACGCCAATTTCAAGGAAAGCCAGTTCGGCGATATCCGGATCGGCCAGCCGGTCGAGCTGACCTCGGACTATTATGGCGGCGACGTCGTCTATCGCGGCAAGGTCGTCGGCATCGCCGGCGGCACCGGCGCGGCCTTTTCGCTGATCCCCGCGCAGAACGCCACCGGCAACTGGGTGAAGGTCGTCCAGCGCCTGCCGGTGCGCATCGCGCTCGATCCGAAGCAGCTCAAGGAACATCCGCTGCGCGTCGGGCTGTCGATGGAAGCCACGATCGACACGCGCGGGAACTGA
- a CDS encoding efflux transporter outer membrane subunit, whose product MPRLLFVTTAVFSLLAGCASVPDLGPKPVAAAPESFDSAASFAEANGEWPVEGWWQSFGDAQLDALIAEGVAGSPDVAIAAARVRAAEAMAQQTGAALLPRVGAEASAGGVQQSKNMGIPPQFVPDGIQDTGHIAATFSFDLDLWGKNRAALAAATSEAEAARVDAAQARLMLTTGIAAAYTDLAGYYQALDVANEAVRVRTASADLSGERARAGIENQASERQAESRAASSRADVVALEEAIATTRNRIAALLGAGPDRGRTIDRPRLTRPALGLPANAGIDLIGRRPDIVAARLRSEAAAKRIDVARADFYPNVSLSALVGLQSLGLSNLFSSGSEYGNGGAAISLPIFEGGRLQGRYRGSRADYDAAVATYDRTLIGALRDVADIVASRAATARQLAGRREALAAAAEASKLAGLRYRAGLSNQIEQLTAEDSMVALDRAVAELEARQLSLDIALIRALGGGYRASNPTGDE is encoded by the coding sequence ATGCCCCGATTATTATTTGTTACAACCGCTGTTTTCAGCCTGTTAGCCGGCTGCGCTAGCGTTCCCGACCTCGGCCCGAAACCGGTCGCGGCGGCGCCCGAGTCGTTCGATTCGGCCGCCAGCTTCGCCGAAGCGAACGGCGAATGGCCGGTCGAAGGCTGGTGGCAGAGCTTCGGCGATGCGCAGCTCGACGCCTTGATCGCCGAGGGGGTCGCGGGTTCGCCCGATGTCGCGATCGCCGCCGCACGCGTGCGCGCCGCCGAGGCGATGGCGCAGCAGACGGGCGCGGCGTTGCTGCCGCGCGTCGGCGCCGAGGCGAGCGCCGGCGGCGTCCAGCAGAGCAAGAATATGGGGATTCCGCCCCAGTTCGTTCCCGACGGCATTCAGGATACGGGGCATATCGCCGCGACATTCAGCTTCGACCTCGACCTGTGGGGCAAGAATCGCGCCGCCCTCGCGGCGGCGACCTCGGAGGCCGAGGCCGCGCGCGTCGACGCGGCGCAGGCGCGGCTGATGCTCACGACGGGAATCGCCGCCGCTTATACCGATCTCGCGGGCTATTATCAGGCGCTCGACGTCGCGAACGAGGCGGTGCGTGTCCGTACCGCGAGCGCCGACTTGTCGGGCGAGCGCGCCCGTGCGGGGATCGAGAATCAAGCGAGCGAGCGGCAGGCCGAAAGCCGCGCCGCCTCGTCGCGCGCCGACGTCGTCGCGCTCGAGGAAGCGATCGCGACTACGCGCAACCGCATTGCCGCGCTGCTCGGCGCCGGCCCCGATCGCGGGCGAACGATCGACCGTCCGCGGCTGACGCGACCCGCGCTCGGCCTTCCCGCGAATGCCGGAATCGACCTTATCGGCCGCCGTCCCGACATCGTCGCGGCGCGCTTGCGGTCCGAAGCCGCGGCCAAGCGCATCGACGTCGCGCGCGCCGATTTCTACCCCAATGTCAGCCTCTCGGCGCTCGTCGGGCTGCAATCGCTCGGCCTTTCGAATCTGTTCAGCTCGGGGTCCGAATATGGCAATGGCGGCGCCGCAATCAGCCTGCCGATATTCGAGGGTGGGCGATTGCAAGGCCGTTATCGCGGGTCGCGCGCCGATTACGACGCGGCGGTTGCGACCTACGACCGTACGCTGATCGGCGCGCTGCGCGATGTCGCCGACATCGTTGCCAGCCGCGCCGCGACGGCGCGCCAGCTCGCCGGGCGGCGCGAGGCGCTGGCCGCTGCCGCCGAGGCGTCGAAGCTCGCCGGGCTGCGCTATCGCGCCGGCCTCTCCAACCAGATCGAACAACTGACCGCCGAGGACAGCATGGTCGCGCTCGACCGCGCGGTCGCCGAGCTCGAGGCGCGCCAGCTTTCCCTCGATATCGCCCTGATCCGCGCGCTTGGCGGCGGGTATCGGGCCAGCAATCCAACAGGAGACGAATGA
- a CDS encoding TetR/AcrR family transcriptional regulator: MIPDSTPVLDAAAAARRKAFVDAARELFFANGYAGTTMSSIASKVGGSKTTLWTYFPSKEELFAAVVDDIVAQYGDALAIELPLDEPVPDVLRTFGNLLMTKLTATPILSLFRLVVGEAERFPHLAETFYERGPRRGKARAAVWVGEKMVRGELRMGDPMRAVQQFTGLCQSGLYQFAMLNLPESRDLARLQDDVDAAVDAFYRAWKPDA, encoded by the coding sequence ATGATACCAGATAGTACGCCTGTCCTCGACGCGGCGGCCGCGGCGCGGCGCAAGGCGTTCGTCGACGCCGCGCGCGAGCTGTTCTTTGCCAATGGCTATGCGGGTACGACGATGTCGTCGATCGCGAGCAAGGTCGGCGGCTCGAAGACGACGCTGTGGACCTATTTCCCGTCGAAGGAGGAACTGTTCGCGGCGGTGGTCGACGATATCGTCGCGCAATATGGCGATGCGCTCGCGATCGAGCTGCCGCTCGACGAGCCGGTGCCCGATGTCCTGCGCACCTTCGGCAATTTGCTGATGACCAAGCTGACCGCAACGCCGATCCTGTCGCTCTTTCGCCTCGTCGTCGGCGAGGCTGAGCGCTTTCCGCACCTCGCCGAAACTTTCTACGAACGCGGCCCGCGCCGGGGAAAGGCGCGCGCGGCGGTGTGGGTGGGCGAAAAAATGGTGCGCGGCGAGCTGCGGATGGGCGATCCGATGCGCGCGGTGCAGCAGTTCACCGGGCTTTGCCAGTCGGGGCTCTACCAATTCGCGATGCTCAACCTTCCCGAAAGCCGCGACCTTGCGCGCCTGCAGGACGATGTCGATGCCGCGGTCGACGCCTTCTATCGCGCGTGGAAGCCCGACGCCTGA
- a CDS encoding Hsp70 family protein, whose protein sequence is MDKAAASALGLDFGTTNSVVALTDGSGGTELVAFGDAGDAVFRSALCFWEEERGWNGIAHEAGPWAIEEYLQSPLDSRFIQSFKSVAASPLFERAMIFNKPFRFEDLGRLFLQRLVAHAGGALDERPQRIIVGRPVEYAGARPDPELARQRYDAMLAAFGTEIYYVHEPLGAAHSYASRLTEPATILVADFGGGTTDFSIVRVAEPGSPRRCVPLASSGIGIAGDRFDYRIVDRLVLPLLGKGSHYRSFDKILEIPGGYFTDFGDWSRLAMMRNRRTLDEIRRLQRDAERPDLIGRMIALIEHEQGFPLYDAVGKLKRALSGSEHAEFHFAGGGIEIGADVGRADFEQWIADDLKRIEAAMDQALVRAGVSPDAIDRVFLTGGSSLIPAIRALFEHRFGDERIATGGELTSIAHGLALIGEESDPAEWAA, encoded by the coding sequence ATGGACAAGGCGGCCGCGAGCGCGCTCGGCCTCGATTTCGGCACGACGAACAGCGTCGTCGCGCTGACCGATGGCAGCGGCGGCACCGAGCTCGTGGCGTTCGGCGACGCGGGCGACGCGGTGTTTCGCTCGGCGCTCTGCTTCTGGGAAGAGGAGCGCGGCTGGAACGGGATCGCGCACGAGGCGGGGCCTTGGGCGATCGAGGAATATCTCCAGTCGCCGCTCGACAGCCGTTTCATCCAGTCGTTCAAGAGCGTTGCCGCGAGCCCGTTGTTCGAGCGCGCGATGATCTTCAACAAGCCGTTTCGTTTCGAGGATCTGGGCCGGCTGTTTCTTCAGCGCCTTGTCGCGCATGCCGGGGGAGCGCTCGACGAGCGGCCGCAGCGGATCATCGTCGGGCGCCCGGTCGAATATGCCGGCGCGCGGCCTGACCCCGAGCTCGCGCGCCAACGCTACGACGCGATGCTCGCCGCGTTCGGCACCGAAATATATTATGTCCACGAACCGCTCGGCGCCGCGCACAGCTATGCCTCGCGCCTCACCGAGCCCGCGACGATCCTCGTCGCCGATTTCGGGGGCGGCACCACCGACTTCTCCATCGTCCGCGTGGCGGAGCCTGGGAGCCCACGCCGCTGCGTCCCGCTCGCCTCATCGGGGATCGGGATCGCGGGCGACCGGTTCGACTATCGCATCGTCGACCGGCTCGTGCTGCCGCTGCTCGGCAAGGGCAGCCATTACAGGTCGTTCGACAAGATCCTCGAAATCCCCGGCGGCTATTTCACCGATTTCGGCGACTGGTCGCGGCTCGCGATGATGCGCAACCGGCGGACGCTCGACGAGATCCGCCGCCTGCAACGCGACGCCGAGCGGCCCGATCTGATCGGACGCATGATCGCGCTGATCGAGCACGAGCAGGGTTTTCCGCTCTACGACGCGGTCGGCAAGCTCAAACGCGCGCTGTCGGGCAGCGAGCACGCCGAATTCCACTTCGCCGGCGGCGGGATCGAGATCGGTGCCGATGTAGGGCGCGCCGATTTCGAGCAATGGATCGCCGACGACCTGAAACGCATCGAAGCCGCGATGGACCAGGCGCTCGTGCGCGCGGGCGTGTCCCCTGATGCGATCGACCGCGTCTTTCTGACCGGAGGGTCGTCGTTGATCCCGGCGATCCGCGCGCTGTTCGAGCATCGCTTCGGCGACGAGCGCATCGCGACCGGCGGCGAACTCACCTCGATTGCGCACGGTCTTGCGCTGATCGGCGAGGAATCGGACCCGGCCGAATGGGCCGCCTGA